One Anaerohalosphaeraceae bacterium genomic region harbors:
- a CDS encoding 2-oxoacid:acceptor oxidoreductase family protein, translating to MAGMSQMRIIIAGFGGQGVVLTGNLIARAALKENKNVTGMVAYGAEMRGGTAFAAVIVSDDEIACPFVETPDAAIVLNQPSLDKFEPDVAAGGLLLVNTSLVKRGPKREDIDCIFVPATEIAQNLGQMKVANLAALGAFVRHTALVKEESIRQAVKDLFSEKNPALTAVNLAAFEAGLGESRFRKAACSASKKP from the coding sequence ATGGCGGGAATGTCTCAAATGCGGATTATCATCGCCGGTTTCGGCGGCCAGGGCGTGGTGCTCACGGGCAATCTGATTGCGCGTGCCGCCCTGAAAGAGAATAAAAACGTTACCGGCATGGTGGCTTATGGGGCGGAAATGCGGGGCGGTACTGCTTTTGCCGCCGTAATTGTCAGCGATGATGAGATCGCCTGTCCGTTTGTGGAGACGCCCGATGCGGCGATAGTGCTCAACCAGCCCTCCCTCGATAAGTTTGAACCAGATGTGGCAGCCGGCGGACTTTTGCTGGTCAATACCTCGCTGGTGAAGCGAGGGCCCAAACGGGAGGACATTGACTGCATCTTTGTTCCAGCGACGGAAATTGCCCAGAATCTGGGACAAATGAAGGTAGCCAACCTGGCAGCGCTGGGTGCCTTTGTTCGGCATACGGCTTTGGTGAAGGAAGAGAGCATCCGGCAGGCCGTTAAAGACCTGTTTTCCGAGAAGAATCCGGCCTTGACAGCGGTGAATCTGGCGGCCTTTGAGGCCGGTTTGGGGGAAAGCCGCTTCCGGAAGGCCGCCTGTTCCGCTTCAAAAAAACCATAG
- a CDS encoding biopolymer transporter ExbD, producing MHLSESSRPSFHQQTLEGLSRRGRTDTGLQMAPMIDVIFLLLTFFVLTARFRPSEAQVPLQLPRQDSSERFSIIEPLLLEMTSEQESLRIKIGTDKIILLPPEASPREWTAAADAVEEICRRQQRRPDDPIELLCGDEVSWEAVVKMYDLLRVLGFSQIVFVMTDGYENDAR from the coding sequence ATGCATTTGTCGGAAAGCAGCCGGCCGTCTTTTCATCAGCAAACTCTCGAAGGACTCTCCCGAAGGGGCCGCACCGATACCGGACTGCAAATGGCGCCGATGATTGATGTGATTTTTCTCCTGCTGACTTTCTTTGTTCTGACGGCGCGGTTCCGACCCTCGGAGGCGCAGGTTCCGCTTCAACTGCCTCGGCAAGATTCTTCGGAGCGTTTTTCCATCATTGAGCCGCTGCTTCTGGAAATGACATCCGAACAAGAGAGTTTGCGAATCAAAATCGGTACAGACAAGATAATCCTGCTTCCGCCGGAAGCGTCGCCGAGAGAGTGGACAGCGGCGGCGGACGCGGTGGAAGAGATTTGCCGCCGGCAGCAGCGCAGGCCCGATGACCCGATTGAATTGCTTTGCGGCGATGAGGTATCTTGGGAAGCCGTTGTGAAAATGTATGACCTGCTGCGGGTGCTCGGTTTCAGTCAAATTGTGTTTGTCATGACGGATGGGTATGAAAATGATGCCCGGTAG